Genomic window (Pradoshia sp. D12):
ATTTAGAATTGCCCAAGCATGGACTCGTCAAATATACATGGGGAAATGTAAGTGCAATTGACCGTGATAGTGGCTTATTTGTTATCAAACCGAGCGGTGTTGATTATAAGACGATGAAGCCAAGTGATATGGTGGTTGTTGATTTGGATGGTCAGGTGGTTGAAGGGGAATTGAATCCTTCATCAGATACAGCAACTCATGCAGTACTTTACAAGCATTATTCAGAGATTGGCGGCATTGTGCATACGCACTCAACCTGGGCGACTATATGGGCTCAAGCAGGTTTAGATGTTCCGGCGATGGGAACTACTCATGCCGATACATTCTATGGTTCCATTCCATGTGCAAGGTTTTTAACTCAAGAGGAAGTTGACCGTGGGTACGAAGTGGAAACTGGAAAGGTCATTATCGAAACATTTGAACAACGTGGATTAGATATATTGGCAGTTCCCGGTATTTTACTTCATGGACACGGACCATTTACTTGGGGCAAAGATGCAAAATCAGCGGTTATGAACAGTGTGGTATTAGAAGAGGTCTCAAAAATGAATTTATTTACACGAGAACTAAATCATTTTGCTGAAGAATTGCCACAACGTATTTTAGATAAGCACTATCTACGTAAACATGGAAAAAATGCCTACTATGGGCAAAAATAATACAAACTATCAAACTACGAAAAGAGGATTATTATGTCTAAAGTAAAAGAGTTTTGGTTTGTCGTAGGTTCACAGCATCTATATGGGGAAGAAGCACTGGCGGAAGTCAAAGCACACGCACAAACGATGACGGATGCCTTAAATGAAAGCGGTATATTACCTTACCCGCTTGTATTGCAGGATTTAGCTGTAAGTGCAGATAAAATTACAAGCATTATGAAAGAAGTGAACTATCGTGATGAGGTTGCGGGCGTAATTACTTGGATGCATACCTTCTCACCAGCAAAAATGTGGATTCGCGGAACAAAATTATTACAAAAGCCATTGCTACATTTAGCAACGCAGTTTAACGAAAGTATTCCATGGGAAACCATTGATATGGACTTCATGAATCTGAATCAATCAGCTCATGGTGATCGTGAATATGGATTTATCAATGCGCGTTTGAAAAAGCAAAATAAAGTTGTAGTAGGTTACTGGAAACGTGCTGAAGTCCAAAAGCAAATAGCAGAATGGATGGATGTAGCGGTTGCTTATAACGAAAGCTTCAATATAAAAGTTGCTCGTTTTGGTGATAACATGCGTAATGTTGGAGTAACCGAAGGGGATAAGGTAGAGGCTCAAATTCAATTTGGATGGACTGTTGACTACTTTGGTATAGGCGATCTTGTTCAATATGTGAATGACGTTAAGGACGAAGAAGTGAACGATTTAATTGCTGAGTATGCGGAACTATATGAATTTGATTATGGCATATACAGCAAAGAAGATTGGGAAAAGAGCGTGAAGGTGCAAGCAAGCTATGAAATTGCCATTAAGCGTTTCCTTGATGATGGTGGTTACAATGCATTCACAACTAACTTTGAAGACTTATATGGCATGAAACAGCTTCCTGGCCTTGCAGTGCAACGTTTGATGGCCCAAGGATATGGATTTGCTGGTGAAGGGGATTGGAAGACTGCAGCCCTAGATCGCTTACTTAAAGTGATGAGCCATAACCAATCGACTGGATTTATGGAGGATTACACTTATGAACTAGCTGTTGGGCAAGAAGCTGCTCTTCAATCACATATGCTTGAAGTAGATCCAACATTAGCTTGCAACAAGCCAAAAATTGTCGTATCTCCATTAGGTATCGGTGATCGTGAAGATCCGGCTCGTTTAGTTTTCGATGGTAAGGCAGGAGATGGTGTTGTTGTTTCAATGGCTGACTTTGGTACACATTACAAGCTTTTGATTAATGAAGTTTCTGCTTTTGAGCCAACTGTTAAAGCACCTAATCTTCCAGTAGCACGTGTACTATGGGAAGTAAAGCCAAACTTCCAGGATGGGGTTAAAGCGTGGATTGAGAATGGCGGCGGTCACCATACAGTTGTTTCATTGAATCTGACAACAGATCAAATTATCACGTATGCAAAGCTTGTTGACTTAGATTATGTAGTTATTAGGTAATGGCTTTATCCTCCGAGGGGGCTTATGCTTTCTTGGAGGATAATAGATTATCCCAGAAGGTAGAATAAGATGCTTTTATTTGTAAGCGTGTTCTTTGTTTATATATATGAAAGCGTTTAAGATGAAGAAATAAAACTAAATGTTTTTGGATTCATTATATTTGATTCAAAAGTACCCTAATGCGTTATTCATTAAATTAAACAGAGCATCTCTATTATTAAATAGGCAACACCTACTATCATGTAAGACAAGCTATGAACGTAAATATTCTATTAAAAACTTACTGGTATTATAGCAATTTTGCAGGACTTGAAAACGCTTTTATATATGTTAAGGCTATTAATAGTCTTAGTGGTAGGATTTCTAGCAATATATTTTTGCACCTAGTGGAGGGAACATTCATGGTTAATGAAAAGAAAATATCAAGTCGCTTTATTTATTTCTTTGGAGCTTTTGCCGGCATTCTTTTTGGTTATGATATAGGTGTTATGACGGGAGCATTACCTTTTTTAGAAAGTGATTGGAGCCTCGAAGGAAGAGCTACCGCTATTGGTTGGATTACCTCTTCGGTAATGTTTGGAGCTATTTTTGGAGGTGTCGTAGCTGGTCAGCTGTCTGACCGTTTAGGACGACGCAAAATGATTTTAATATCTGCTGTCATTTTTGTTGTGGGATCCATATTGTCAGGCATAGCCCCCCATGATGGAATACTATTTTTGATTGTATCACGGATGTTTCTAGGACTAGCTGTTGGGGCTGCCTCTGCGTTGGTTCCAGCCTATATGTCGGAAATGGCGCCTGCAAAATTGCGCGGTCGTCTGTCAGGAATAAATCAAACCATGATCGTTTCTGGGATGTTGCTCTCATACATTGTTGATTATCTATTGAAAGACCTGCCAGAAACTATGGCATGGCGGATGATGCTTGGTTTGGCTGCAGTACCTGCTATCATCTTATTTTTTGGAATGTTAAAGTTACCTGAATCACCAAGATTTTTAATTAAGAATAATAAATTTGATGAAGCTCGTAAGGTATTGGGCTATATTCGTTCAAATAAAAAAGATATTGATGCTGAAATAAAACAAATTCAAGAAGCTGCAAAAGAAGAAAAAACGGTAAGTCAGAAAACGTCTTGGGGAACTCTCTTAAGTGGTAAATACCGTTACTTGGTCTTTGCGGGTGTAGGTGTAGCAGCTTTTCAACAATTCCAGGGTGCAAATGCCATCTTCTATTACATTCCTTTGATTGTGGAAAATGCTACGGGTCATGCAGCCAGTTCCGCGTTGATGTGGCCAATCATTCAGGGGATTATCCTCGTAATAGGTTCATTAGTATTCCTGGTCATTGCTGATAAATTTAAGCGCCGTACTTTATTAACAGTTGGCGGAACCATTATGGGACTCTCCTTTATTTTTCCGGCCATCTTAAACATACTAATTCCTAATGTGAATCCGATGATGATGGTTGTTTTTCTAAGTATCTATGTTGCGTTTTATTCATTCACATGGGCTCCTTTAACTTGGGTCATAGTTGGAGAAATATTCCCGCTAGCCATTCGCGGACGTGCGTCAGGATTAGCTTCATCATTTAACTGGATTGGTTCTTTCTTGGTCGGATTGCTTTTCCCAATCATGATTGCTTTTATGCCTCAAGAAGCTGTTTTTGCCATCTTCGGTGGTATTTGTTTACTGGGAGTCCTATTTATACGGACATGTGTTCCTGAAACTCGCGGTCGCAGTTTAGAGGATATAGAGAAAATTGGAGAAAGTAAACAGGCTAAGGCGAAAAGTGCATAAAAAGTAACATATTAATTGCTTATCGAAATGCAGTAAAGCTATACAGTAAGCAGTCCCTGATTTCTATACTGGAATCAGGGACTTTTTTTATTCATTCATTTATCTGAAGTGCCTGTGTTTACTTAAGGGGAATTCCAGTTTCATTGCTCCATCTCTATTTTTTCGCTATTATTTTACTATAACTCAATGAATACAGGTGAAGAAATGAAACCGAATGGTGGAGTAAAAGAAGATAATTATAAAGTGTTCGCATTGCTAAGCAATTATTTAAATAAGGCGCCCGATTTTGTTGATAGAGAAGAGATAAATGAGATTGTTCAGTATGGCGTATCTTATGAGCATGCATTTGCGGTCATTTTAGCGGCTGCTTTTGGATTGGATATTGTGGATAAGATGGATGATAAGAATCTATTCAACAATTACTTTAATGGAATGTTTTTTAAATTGGATGAAAAGGAATATTGCGAAAACCCTTATTATAAGAATATCAAGATCCCAACGTTGAAGATTGGTAATAGTGAACTAAAATATGAAAAGTATAAACCGTTTGAGGGTTTTGTATGCAATGATATTGTCAAAACAAAAGAAGGCAGGCAAATCCCGCAAATCGGTTTTTTTGAAACAGAATTTGAGTATCCAGCTATTTTAGAAAACGAAAGAATATGGATGACGGTAACGCCTAATGAAATCGAAACCATGAAAGAACCGATTGAGCAGGCGTTTGGAAATGTACTTACATATGGATTGGGACTTGGTTATTATACCTATATGATTTCTGAAAAAGAGAATGTTGACAGCATCACGGTAGTCGAAATGAATGAAGACGTGATTAACTTGTTCCAAACGTATATATTGCCGCAATTCAAAAACCATCAAAAGATTAAGATCATTAAAGCTAATGCCTTTGAATATGCTCAAAAATCTATGGCCAAGGGTCAATTTGATTTTGTTTTTACGGATTTATGGCATGATGTTTCGGATGGAATTGATATGTATTTAAAAATGAAGTTATTTGAAAAAAGATGTCCAAATACGATATTTACCTATTGGATTGAAAAATCAATTAAATGTTATTTATAAAACATGGATGAGAAATCCTCTTTCAAAGTTTGAAGGGGGATTTTTATAGTTAGTAAAGGTATGTTTTCCTGAAGAGTATATAAATAAGACGTTGGTCAGGGGCGATAATCGTTCACTGAGAAATAGGTCAAAAATACCACATTGTTTATTTTAGCTTTATGCTTATAAAGATGGTACTTTTGTATTAAGTGAGTAGGAAATTGTATAACCAAAAGAAAACAAGAGGTAGTTGAACTTATGAATGAGAAGGTCATAAATAATAGTGATAAATGTTATGTATTGGCTGAAGAGAAGGCTGAAAAGTATTTTGAATCCTTGCGTGCGCAGGTGATTGAAAAGAGCTATATCGATGCATTAACGAAAGATATTCAATCGTGGAAGCAGAATCATATTCGTCATCGATCCTTAGCTTCCCTTTTTGCTCATAAAAATAAAAAAACAACAAATAAGGAGTATCATCAGTATATAAGCTGGTTGAATAAGAGAGGGAAACTGGAGCAGTATCTTCATCGAAGTATTTCATATATCTATCTGAGAGATTTGGGCAAAGCCCTGGACAAGCCTGAAACACAAACTAAAATCAAACAAGTCGTGGATACGCTCATCTCTCAATTAGTTACAGATAAATTTGAAGAAGCTAGTGAGTTTGATTTGTTTAGTACACACGGTTTGTACAGATGGGGCCAAAAGGAGAATATCGAGTCAACAGTCATCTGGCTATTCGACAAGCTAAGAATCGTGTCATCCTCTATACCGAATGGAATGGATGCCGAAAATGCCCAACGTAAATTAATCAAAATCATAGGTGGAGTTATGATGCACGTTAGGGAAGAGATGGGCTCTGATATTTCCCCGGAGGAACGGGCACAGAAACTTGATGAAGCCATTCGGCTAGGATATTCCTATGGTCTGACCTATCCTTTTATAGATGATTTACTAGATGCAAATGTTTTATCCGATGAGGAGAAAAAGCAGTTTTCAACTATCATTAGAATGACGCTTATAAATGGGACAGTCCCAGAAATAGACGAGTGGTCTGGTAAAAATGAAGAACTTATCCGGTTTATTCATTCAGAACTGAAGGAAGCATTCGAGTATATTAAAGGTTGCCAAAGCCCTGAAAATTCCAGGATATTTTTCGACCAGGCGTATGTGTTTTTTCATTCACAGGAAGTAGACCGAGTTAAAGAGTTAACAAATGAACATTACACCAATGAAGATTTGTTTATTCCAATCATATTAAAATCATCATCTTCACGATTGATCGTTCGTTCTGTTATTAGTGCACCAGAGGATGAAGGGTTTAACAAACGCACGTTTTACTATGGAATATACAATCAATTGGCAGATGACTTTGCGGATTTATTTGATGATATGGATGCAGGAGCGGTCACTCCATATACGTATTATCTAACCTATCATGATAAGCGTCCTGACCTTATTAACCCATTCGAATTATATTGGACGGTTATTTTCAACTTGATTCATCATGTATATGATTCTGATCCACATGCTTGTGAGGTCATACTAGATCGAGCAATTAATGGCCTAAAAAGAAATAAAGAACGATTAGGTACTAAGCAGTATGATGAATTGATGAATTTATTAACAGCAAATATGCCGACATTTAATCGCCTTATCCAAACGATGGTTCAGAAAGCAGATGATGTGGATTTCTTTGATAAATTGCTCCGAGATCATATCCTTTCCAATATGAGAAAGGATCGTCAAGAGGAAAGCGAATTTGCTAACACAATAAAGAGCATTCGTCAGGAGATTAATCAATATCTGCCTATTAATCAACTAGAATCTACACTTTTGACGAATGATCCAATCATTGATGCGGCAAATTACAGTCTTGAAGGTGATGGAAAGAGGCTAAGGCCAATCGTGACCTGGATGATGGGAGTCAGGGAGTATGGGCTGGATTCTACAGCGATTGTGCCGCTTCTTAAATCCCTGGAATATATGCATACGGCATCTCTTATTCTCGATGATCTGCCATCTCAGGATAATGCGCCTATTCGAAGAGGCCGTGCTACCTTGCATACGGTCCATAATACAGGAATAGCAGAAATAACTTCAGTATATCTTATTCAGAATGCTATGAAGGAACAAGCATCACTGAAACAGTTTGATGCTGCGTCTGTTCTACAGTTAATTCGATATTCATCCCAGGTAGCCATGGATATGTGCAGAGGGCAGGCAATGGACTTGGAATCGAAAGGGAAAATGCTGACTTTAGAGGAATTAAACACGCTTTCCTTCTACAAAACAGGAATCGCATTTGAGGCATCACTCATTATGCCTGCCATTCTTGCTCAAGTAGGGGAATCCGAGATAGAGAAGTTAAAAAAATTCGCCCATCATGCCGGAATCGCATTTCAAATTAAAGATGACTTGCTTGATCTGGAGGGGGATGACCTTTTACTTGGAAAACCAGTCGGACAGGACAAAGAGAATAATAATTCTACATTTGTATCAGTTCTTGGCAGGGAGGGTGCTCGTAAAGTAATGTGGGATCATTACTGCTATGCTATGGAAGCTATTGTACAGATTTCACCGAAGAGTTCATTTTTAAAGCACTTATTGAATTATATGGTGAACAGACAGCGCTAAAGTGGTTATCTGTTCGCTGCCTTATAGCAGAGAACATCCAGAACATAAAAATGCCCCCGGTTTTAAAACCAGGGGCATCTTTTTTCTTATTTAACGCCTCTCATGTATTTTTGGATGGTTGGTGAGATGAAGTAAATAATAATTGAACATAGAATTGCGAATCCACCGATTAATCCAAAATACAGGAGTTCCGTTTCCGTACTATAAAGTTTTACAAGCTGTGCATTTATGGCCTGTGCAACAGCACTAGCGAGGAACCATAGGCTCATCGTTTGAGCGGAGAATGCAGCAGGTGCCAATTTAGTTGTAGCAGATAAACCAACAGGAGATAGACAAAGCTCTCCAAGTGTGACGATTAGATAGCTCAATATGAGCCAATAAGGACTGACAAGTGAGTCACCGCCACTTAGGTATCCTGGTACAAGCATCACGATAAAAGATAGACCCGCTAATAGCAAGCCAATTGAAAATTTTCTGGAAGTTGAAGGCTGCTTATCCCCTAGCTTCATCCATAACCAAGCTGCAACTGGTGCAAAGATGATTACGAAGAGGGCAGGCATTGCCTGTAGCACACCCGGTGCGATTTTAAAGCCTAACAAAGTTAAATTAGTTCTCTCTAAAGCATAAATATTCAGTAAATTAGAGCCTTGTTCATAAATAGCCCAGAAGATAACTGCTGACAGGAATAATGGAATATAGGCAAGTAATCTTGATTGTTCTTCTGCAGTTGTTTTAGAGCTTTTGTACATCCAAACAAAGTAAACGACTGGTATAATAACTGCCAAAATAGTTACGAGTAAAACAAATCGATCAATGGTTAGCCAACCGATTGTAATCAGAGCATAGAAAAGGACAATTAATAGAGCAATTGTTACCCCAAAATAAAGAGCAAATTTCTTTTTGCCTTCAGGGCTTAATGGATTAGGTGGCTGTGTTCCAATGGTGCCCAGATTTTTCTTTTTCGTAATAACAAATACGATTAATCCAAGAAACATACCTACAGCAGCAGCTGAAAAACCTGCATGGTAGCTATCGTAATGCCCGCGTAATCCTTCTACAACAAATGGAGCTATAAAAGCACCTAAATTAATCCCCATATAGAAGATACTGAATCCTGAGTCCCGGCGATTGTCGGCCTTTGTATATAAGTCACCAACAACACTGGAAATGTTCGGCTTTAGCAATCCGGTACCAATGATAATTAAGAACATACTGGCAAAAAAGGCTTCAGCCCCGAGCGGTAATGCCAGAACAACATGACCAAGCATAATAAAAACTCCACCGTAGAATACGGTTCTGCTTGTCCCAAGTAAACGGTCTGCAACCCATCCACCGATAATACCTGATAGATAGACTAAAGATCCATAGATTGCAGCAATTGACATGGCTGTGGTTTGATCAAACCCCAGTCCGCCCTTGCTAACTTCAGCGTATAAGTAGAGGACCAGGATGGCCCGCATTCCATAATACGAAAAACGTTCCCAAAACTCTGTGAAAAATAATGTGAAAAGTCCTTTAGGGTGTCCGAAAAAACCTGTGTTCGGAATGCCTGGAACACCCGACTGTTTGTTTAATTTAACCAAAAATTCTCTCTCCTTTAGCATGATGTAGTACAATATACCATTTTATTTTAGATTAACTAAAAAATCAAAATTGAGAGACTATAATTTTGTTTATTTAATAGAAATATGTCGAAAAATGTTAGATTATGTGTGATAAATAAAGAAGAATAAATAATGTTTAATAGAAAATGCCCCAAAGTTATTGATAACTTTGGGGCATTTTTATTTAGGCTTCTATTTGATTTTTTAGTTTTGCATATTCTTCATCAGAGAATACTCGTGATTTCGTAATGAAATGACAATCTTCTATACTATCAAGTGAAAAGGCTGCTCCTCTTCCATCAGTAGCATCTAGGATCAATTGAGTATGTTTCCAGTACTCATATTGCATCTTATGGATATAAAACGGTGCTCCTCCAATGGAACCGAGGTATACATCAGAATCCCCCGTTTTAAAATCATCTTCCTTATAACACATGGGAGCAGATCCATCACAGCAGCCTCCGGATTGGTAAAACATAATAGAGCCGTGAGTTCTTTTTAATGAATCTATTAATTGAAGTGCCTCTTCGGTTGCTACGACACGTTCTACCATTTTAGAGTCACTCCTTTTAGAAGAAACCTTGAGCATTTTTATCATAGCTTACTAACAAACATTTTGTTTGTTGGTAATGATCTAACATCATAGCATGGTTTTCACGGCCGATACCGGATAATTTGTAACCGCCGAAAGCAGCACCTGCTGGATATTGATGATATGTGTTTGTCCATACACGACCAGCTTGTATCGCACGGCCGGCACGGTAAGCAAGATCTCCACTGCGGGACCATACACCGGCACCTAATCCGTACAAGGTATCATTTGCAATTTCCATTGCTTCGTCAAAATCTTTGAAAGTCGTTACACTAAGAACTGGACCAAAGATTTCTTCCTGGAATATACGCATTTTGTTATGACCTTTGAAAACAGTCGGTTTAATATAGTTACCATTTTTAAGGTCTTCACCAAGGTCATTTTCTTCTCCGCCAATTAAACATTCAGCACCTTCTTCTTTGCCGAGTTTAATGTAGGATAAGATTTTTTCTTTTTGTTCATTTGAAGCCTGTGCGCCCATCATAACTTCTGTGTCAAGTGGGTTGCCAATCTTAATAGCTTTCACACGCTCTAATGCACGTTCCATAAATTTATCATAGATTGATTCCTGGATTAATGCACGGGAAGGGCATGTGCAAATTTCACCGGAGTTTAGAGCAAACATCACTAAGCCTTCGATTGCTTTATTTAAAAATTCATCATCTTTGTCTATTACATCTTCAAAGAATACGTTAGGTGATTTACCGCCAAGCTCCAATGTGACAGGAATAATGTTTTCAGTAGCATATTGCATTATTTGGCGTCCCACTGCTGTAGAGCCAGTAAAGGCAATCTTCGCAATACGTGGATTTGTTGCAAGTGGTTTCCCTACTTCAATACCAAAACCATTTACGATGTTCAGAACACCCGCTGGGAGTATATCCTGAATTAACTCAACAAGAACCATAATGGATGCAGGAGTTTGTTCAGCTGGTTTTAATACGATGCAGTTACCTGCTGCTAATGCCGGGGCAATCTTCCAGACAGCCATTAGAATTGGGAAATTCCAAGGAATGATTTGACCAACAACACCAAGTGGTTCTTGGAAGTGGTAAGCTACTGTATCATTATCTAATTGAGTAGTTCTTCCTTCTTGTGTACGAATGGCACTTGCGAAATAACGGAAGTGATCAATTGCCAAAGGAACATCAGCATTCAATGTTTCACGTACTGCTTTCCCGTTATCCCAAGTCTCAGCTACTGCGAGCATTTCCAGGTTTTCTTCTAAACGATCTGCAATTTTATTTAAAATACGTGCACGTTCAGCAGTAGAAGTTTTCCCCCAAGCTTCTTTTGCTGCATGTGCCGCATCTAATGCTAATTCAATATCTTCAGCAGAAGAACGAGCAGCCTTTGTAAAAACTTCTCCAGTTACCGGAGATTTATTTTCAAAGTATTGACCTTTAACAGGTGCAACCCATTTTCCGCCAATAAAGTTATCGTATTTCTCTTTGAAATGCACAACTGCGCCTTCTGTATTTGGATTTGCATAAATCATGTTGATATCTCCCCTATGTTCGTATTGAAAACTCTTAAATGTAAAGTTTTGATGCCATTTTGGAATAAAAATACACCAGTAAAGCGTTTTCTATACTATTATTTGTCTAATTTGATAAAATTTCAAATAATATGACTGTGAATATAGGAGAAATATGATGTATAAGTGTAGTATAGAAATAGGAAAAAAATGTGTCTTCCATTACTCGTTACTAGATAGATAAATTTTGCAGGTTATCTATTACATCTAAAGAGAATTATTCACCCATGAATGGAACAAGAGATTGGAGACAGGCTGTTTAATTTTACTAACAGCAACCAACAGATACGGGCGCTCTTATTCTGCCGAAATGCAGCGCTGCAAAAAAAAATGATCTATATTTAATTCAGTCGGCAAGAGAAAAATAAGGTGGTAATAGCATGGATATTGCGGTGATAGGATCCAATATGGTCGATCTAATTTCCTATATTGATAGAATGCCAGAAGAGGGAGAAACACTTGAAGCACCTAGCTTTTCAATGGGGTGTGGAGGAAAAGGGGCCAACCAGGCAGTGGCAGCTGCAAAACTGGGCTCCAAGGTCATGATGGTTACGAAGGTAGGCGATGACATTTTTGCAGATAACACCATTCAAAATCTTAAACGCTATGGAATTGATACAGAATTTACGAATAAGGTCCCCGGAAGCAGCAGCGGGGTCGCACCAATCTTTGTAGATTCGGATTCCAAAAATCGTATTTTAATCATTAAAGGGGCCAATCAGTACCTTTTACCTGAGGATGTCGATAAAGCGGCCGAAAAGCTCAAGACATGTTCTTTAATTATTCTTCAGTTAGAAATCGCGCTCGAAACCGTTTATCGGGCGATAGAATTTGGGAACGAGCATGGGATTCCTGTTATTCTGAATCCTGCTCCTGCTACCAAAAATTTGGATTTCAATTATGTATGCAAATGTGACTTTTTTGTTCCCAATGAAAGTGAACTGGATATCTTGACTGGCATGCCTGTTTCAACGATTGAGCAAATTAAAGCTGCTGCAGTCAGCCTGATAGATAAAGGAGTTAAAAATGTTATCGTGACGATGGGAAGCCGAGGCGTGATGTGGATAACCGATAGAGGAACGCAAATCGTTGATTCATTCAAGGTTGATGCTGTAGACACAACGGGGGCCGGAGACGCATTCATCGGCTGTTTCGCCTATAATTATATTCAGAATGGGGATATTGTCCAATCGATAAAAATGGCTAATGCCTTTGCAGCATTAAGTGTCACAAAACGTGGTACACAGAATTCTTATCCAAGTATGGATGAAGTTAAGTTGTTTTTAAGCAAAAGAATTGAAGCGTAAGCAGGATTTTAATTAAAACTTGGTTTTTAGTGAATTAAAGGATGGCTCTTAGTGATGGAGTCATCCTTTAATATTTAAGTTATTTTACACAAATATATGACTAAGATATTTTTAGGGGTTATTAAGATTACCTTTCTATTGTTCAAGTGTTTGTCATAAAAACAAATATAATTCAGATTAATCAGTTAATAAATTTGTTATCAATCGATATAATGATATAATAAAAGTGTTCTGTATTATGCGTTTCTAACAAAATTTTAGGAGATGACCAATATGAAAGCACTCAGATGGTACAATGCTAAAGATTTAAGGTTAGACAATTTAGAGGAACCTACTGCCAAAAAGGGAGAAGCAAAAATTAAAGTTGAATGGTGCGGTATTTGTGGAAGTGACTTACACGAATATACAGCCGGTCCAATTTTTATCCCAACCGAAGAGCCACACCCATTGAGTAAGGAGAAAGCTCCGATTGTAATGGGACATGAATTTTCTGGACAAGTTGTAGAGGTTGGCGAAGGCGTAACCAGAGTCCAAGTTGGTGACCGTGTTACAGTTGAGCCCGTCTACTCCTGTGGAAAATGCGAAGCTTGTAAACAAGGAAAATATAATCTATGTGAGCTAATGGGCTTTTATGGTTTAGCAGGAGGCGGTGGAGGATTCTCTGAATACGCTTCTATACCGGAACATATGTTACATAAGCTGCCTGAAAATGTTTCATTTGAACAAGGGGCACTCGTAGAACCTTCAGCTGTTGCTGTACACGCTGTTAAACAAAGTAAACTTAAAGTTGGCGATAAAGCAGCGGTATTTGGAACAGGACCAATTGGTTTATTAGTTATTGAAGCGTTAAAAGCAGCTGGTGCGGCTGAAATTTATGCAGTAGAATTATCAGAACAACGCAGGCAAAAAGCAGAAGAACTTGGTGCTATTGCTATCGATCCGAATCAGGGTGATGTCGTTGAACAATTAACTAAATTGACAAATGGCGGTGTTGACGTTTCATATGAAGTAACAGGAGTACCGATTGTTTTAAAACAAGCTATTCATTCAACTAAATTTAATGGTGAAACGATGATTGTTAGTATTTTTGAAAAAGAAGCGTCTATTCATCCAAACGATATTGTTATGAAAGAACGTACAATCAACGGTATTATTGGATACCGTGATATATTTCCTGCTGTTATCA
Coding sequences:
- a CDS encoding polyprenyl synthetase family protein, encoding MNEKVINNSDKCYVLAEEKAEKYFESLRAQVIEKSYIDALTKDIQSWKQNHIRHRSLASLFAHKNKKTTNKEYHQYISWLNKRGKLEQYLHRSISYIYLRDLGKALDKPETQTKIKQVVDTLISQLVTDKFEEASEFDLFSTHGLYRWGQKENIESTVIWLFDKLRIVSSSIPNGMDAENAQRKLIKIIGGVMMHVREEMGSDISPEERAQKLDEAIRLGYSYGLTYPFIDDLLDANVLSDEEKKQFSTIIRMTLINGTVPEIDEWSGKNEELIRFIHSELKEAFEYIKGCQSPENSRIFFDQAYVFFHSQEVDRVKELTNEHYTNEDLFIPIILKSSSSRLIVRSVISAPEDEGFNKRTFYYGIYNQLADDFADLFDDMDAGAVTPYTYYLTYHDKRPDLINPFELYWTVIFNLIHHVYDSDPHACEVILDRAINGLKRNKERLGTKQYDELMNLLTANMPTFNRLIQTMVQKADDVDFFDKLLRDHILSNMRKDRQEESEFANTIKSIRQEINQYLPINQLESTLLTNDPIIDAANYSLEGDGKRLRPIVTWMMGVREYGLDSTAIVPLLKSLEYMHTASLILDDLPSQDNAPIRRGRATLHTVHNTGIAEITSVYLIQNAMKEQASLKQFDAASVLQLIRYSSQVAMDMCRGQAMDLESKGKMLTLEELNTLSFYKTGIAFEASLIMPAILAQVGESEIEKLKKFAHHAGIAFQIKDDLLDLEGDDLLLGKPVGQDKENNNSTFVSVLGREGARKVMWDHYCYAMEAIVQISPKSSFLKHLLNYMVNRQR
- the araA gene encoding L-arabinose isomerase; protein product: MSKVKEFWFVVGSQHLYGEEALAEVKAHAQTMTDALNESGILPYPLVLQDLAVSADKITSIMKEVNYRDEVAGVITWMHTFSPAKMWIRGTKLLQKPLLHLATQFNESIPWETIDMDFMNLNQSAHGDREYGFINARLKKQNKVVVGYWKRAEVQKQIAEWMDVAVAYNESFNIKVARFGDNMRNVGVTEGDKVEAQIQFGWTVDYFGIGDLVQYVNDVKDEEVNDLIAEYAELYEFDYGIYSKEDWEKSVKVQASYEIAIKRFLDDGGYNAFTTNFEDLYGMKQLPGLAVQRLMAQGYGFAGEGDWKTAALDRLLKVMSHNQSTGFMEDYTYELAVGQEAALQSHMLEVDPTLACNKPKIVVSPLGIGDREDPARLVFDGKAGDGVVVSMADFGTHYKLLINEVSAFEPTVKAPNLPVARVLWEVKPNFQDGVKAWIENGGGHHTVVSLNLTTDQIITYAKLVDLDYVVIR
- a CDS encoding L-ribulose-5-phosphate 4-epimerase, translating into MLEKLKEEVFEANLELPKHGLVKYTWGNVSAIDRDSGLFVIKPSGVDYKTMKPSDMVVVDLDGQVVEGELNPSSDTATHAVLYKHYSEIGGIVHTHSTWATIWAQAGLDVPAMGTTHADTFYGSIPCARFLTQEEVDRGYEVETGKVIIETFEQRGLDILAVPGILLHGHGPFTWGKDAKSAVMNSVVLEEVSKMNLFTRELNHFAEELPQRILDKHYLRKHGKNAYYGQK
- a CDS encoding sugar porter family MFS transporter, with translation MVNEKKISSRFIYFFGAFAGILFGYDIGVMTGALPFLESDWSLEGRATAIGWITSSVMFGAIFGGVVAGQLSDRLGRRKMILISAVIFVVGSILSGIAPHDGILFLIVSRMFLGLAVGAASALVPAYMSEMAPAKLRGRLSGINQTMIVSGMLLSYIVDYLLKDLPETMAWRMMLGLAAVPAIILFFGMLKLPESPRFLIKNNKFDEARKVLGYIRSNKKDIDAEIKQIQEAAKEEKTVSQKTSWGTLLSGKYRYLVFAGVGVAAFQQFQGANAIFYYIPLIVENATGHAASSALMWPIIQGIILVIGSLVFLVIADKFKRRTLLTVGGTIMGLSFIFPAILNILIPNVNPMMMVVFLSIYVAFYSFTWAPLTWVIVGEIFPLAIRGRASGLASSFNWIGSFLVGLLFPIMIAFMPQEAVFAIFGGICLLGVLFIRTCVPETRGRSLEDIEKIGESKQAKAKSA